From the genome of Cognaticolwellia beringensis, one region includes:
- the serS gene encoding serine--tRNA ligase, which yields MLDPKLLRTDIENTAAELAKRGYTLDTAQLIALEEQRKAIQMNTQDLQNQRNTRSKSIGQAKARGEDIQPLLAEVSKLGDELEAAKEEQTQVLAKIDLIASAIPNLIHESVPAGASEDDNVEIKRWGTPRVFDFEVKDHVDVATALGKGLDFESGAKLAGTRFAVMRGQIAKLHRALAQFMLDVHSEEHGYQEMYVPYLVNHDSLYGTGQLPKFGEDLFHTELNNKKLSLIPTAEVPLTNLVRDEIIEEQDLPIKMCAHTPCFRSEAGSYGRDIRGLIRQHQFDKVEMVQIVKPEDSFKALEDLTGHAEKILEKLELPYRTVVLCTGDIGFSATKTFDIEVWLPAQNTYREISSCSNMGDFQARRMQARYRSSETNKPELVHTLNGSGLAVGRTLVAVIENYQQADGSINVPTVLQPYMKGCTNINV from the coding sequence TGAACTTGCTAAACGCGGATATACGCTAGACACCGCGCAATTAATTGCGTTGGAAGAGCAACGTAAAGCGATCCAAATGAACACGCAAGATTTGCAAAATCAGCGTAACACTCGCTCTAAGTCTATAGGACAAGCCAAAGCCCGTGGTGAAGATATTCAGCCCTTGTTGGCAGAAGTGAGTAAACTCGGTGATGAGCTAGAAGCTGCGAAAGAAGAGCAAACGCAAGTGTTAGCGAAAATCGATCTTATCGCGTCAGCAATTCCAAACTTAATTCATGAGTCAGTACCTGCCGGTGCCAGTGAAGACGACAACGTAGAAATTAAACGTTGGGGTACGCCGCGTGTATTTGATTTTGAAGTCAAAGATCATGTTGATGTTGCCACCGCTTTGGGCAAGGGTTTAGATTTTGAAAGTGGTGCCAAGCTTGCTGGTACTCGTTTCGCAGTTATGCGCGGTCAAATTGCTAAGTTACACCGTGCACTAGCACAGTTTATGTTAGACGTGCATAGCGAAGAGCATGGCTATCAAGAAATGTATGTGCCTTATTTGGTTAATCATGACTCTTTATACGGCACGGGCCAATTACCAAAATTTGGTGAAGATTTATTCCATACCGAATTAAACAACAAAAAACTCTCTTTGATCCCAACCGCTGAAGTGCCATTAACTAACTTAGTGCGTGATGAAATTATCGAAGAGCAAGACTTACCGATAAAAATGTGTGCTCATACCCCATGTTTTCGAAGTGAAGCGGGTTCATACGGCAGAGACATTCGTGGTTTGATCCGTCAACATCAGTTCGATAAAGTTGAAATGGTACAAATTGTTAAGCCAGAAGACTCTTTTAAAGCCTTAGAAGATTTAACAGGGCACGCAGAAAAAATTCTAGAGAAATTAGAATTACCGTACCGTACCGTTGTGTTATGTACAGGTGATATTGGTTTTAGTGCCACTAAAACTTTCGATATCGAAGTGTGGTTGCCGGCGCAAAATACCTATCGTGAAATTTCATCTTGTTCAAATATGGGCGATTTCCAAGCGCGTAGAATGCAAGCGAGATACCGTAGCAGCGAAACCAATAAACCTGAGCTTGTACATACACTTAATGGCTCTGGACTTGCTGTTGGCCGTACTTTAGTTGCGGTTATTGAAAACTATCAACAAGCAGATGGCAGCATTAATGTTCCTACTGTTTTACAGCCTTACATGAAAGGTTGTACCAACATTAACGTTTAA
- a CDS encoding substrate-binding periplasmic protein, whose amino-acid sequence MALKLIVKTSVLMLFSIFFSVSSATEKLTVVFGGKLAPWVISDTNEGIIIDLLKATMQPLGYKIEPLYLPYARRVNVYKAGGIDIVSDMNMNTINEHNLEGFFSDTAYTYENLAFSLHKNQFKFTQLTDLKKHSLLSWQDAGIHLGEAYAKMANNHPSYSETFDQLVQVKMLFLEKFDVVQMDAHIFDYYRAQIINAGKIDAAQQVDRFGLFGASPNGFLFQSEVLRDKFKPVTTY is encoded by the coding sequence ATGGCTTTAAAATTGATAGTTAAAACATCTGTGTTGATGCTGTTTTCAATATTTTTTAGTGTATCAAGTGCAACCGAAAAATTAACTGTCGTCTTTGGTGGGAAATTAGCACCTTGGGTTATATCCGATACTAACGAAGGCATTATTATCGATTTATTAAAAGCGACAATGCAGCCATTAGGTTATAAAATAGAGCCGCTATATTTACCTTATGCTAGACGAGTTAATGTCTATAAAGCCGGCGGAATTGATATTGTGTCTGACATGAACATGAACACCATCAATGAACATAATTTAGAAGGTTTTTTTTCCGATACTGCCTACACTTATGAAAACCTTGCTTTTAGTTTGCATAAAAATCAGTTTAAATTTACTCAGTTAACAGATCTTAAAAAGCACAGTTTGCTTTCATGGCAAGATGCCGGTATTCACTTAGGGGAAGCATACGCTAAAATGGCTAATAACCATCCTAGTTATAGCGAAACATTCGATCAACTAGTGCAAGTGAAAATGCTATTTTTAGAAAAGTTTGACGTTGTACAAATGGATGCCCATATTTTTGATTATTATCGCGCTCAAATAATAAATGCAGGCAAAATCGATGCGGCTCAACAAGTTGATCGCTTTGGGTTGTTTGGTGCAAGCCCCAATGGCTTTTTATTTCAGTCAGAAGTCCTACGCGACAAGTTTAAGCCAGTTACAACGTATTAA
- a CDS encoding SulP family inorganic anion transporter yields MFGDRFNDISLKGDIFGGVTTAIISLPLALAFGVASGAGAEAGLWGAILVGFFAALFGGSTSLISEPTGPMTVVMTAVLTSMMAKYPEAGMAMAFTVVMMAGAFQILIGTLKLGKYITLMPYSVISGFMSGIGVILIILQLAPLLGQAAPTGGVVGTISTLPNIIANISFSELLLGILTLAVLFFFPKQYRKYVPAQLVALVAVTLFSIIFFDIDSIRRIGEIPAGLPSLVMPHFTADMFMTMVVDALVLGTLGCIDTLLTAVIGDSLTRKEHDSDKELRGQGLANMISGLFGALPGAGATMGTVTNIQVGARSPLSGMVRALILALVVLIAGGLTEPIPMAVLAGIAVYVGFNILDWSFIQRAHKVSLQGMMIMYGVMLLTVFVDLILAVGLGVFISNILIIEQLSRAQAQQVKAISDTDQDIVPLTDGERMLLDRANGKVLFFYLSGPMIFSVSKAIARQHSSVGDYQAMILDLTDVPMFDVTVGLALENAIKDAQEANCAVFLLCPNQETRQQLEKFELLAMVAKENTYRYRHEALQAALSYVEDKAAEKPFIA; encoded by the coding sequence TTGTTTGGTGATCGCTTTAACGATATAAGTTTAAAAGGTGATATTTTTGGTGGTGTCACAACCGCTATTATTTCTTTACCTCTGGCGCTCGCTTTTGGTGTTGCTTCAGGAGCAGGTGCTGAAGCAGGGCTTTGGGGCGCTATATTAGTTGGTTTTTTTGCGGCCCTTTTTGGCGGTTCTACATCGCTTATTTCAGAGCCTACAGGGCCGATGACCGTAGTCATGACCGCCGTGTTAACCAGTATGATGGCAAAATACCCTGAAGCGGGCATGGCGATGGCATTCACTGTTGTCATGATGGCCGGTGCATTCCAGATATTAATTGGCACGCTTAAGCTAGGCAAATACATTACCTTGATGCCTTATAGTGTTATTTCTGGTTTTATGTCCGGTATAGGCGTTATCTTAATTATTTTACAGCTTGCACCGCTTTTGGGCCAAGCTGCACCAACAGGCGGGGTTGTAGGCACGATATCCACACTGCCTAACATTATCGCCAATATTAGTTTTAGCGAATTATTACTGGGTATACTGACCTTAGCGGTATTATTTTTCTTTCCAAAGCAATACCGAAAATATGTCCCTGCACAACTTGTGGCTTTAGTTGCCGTAACGTTATTTTCCATCATATTTTTCGACATCGACAGTATTCGCCGTATTGGCGAAATTCCGGCCGGTTTACCCTCGTTAGTTATGCCGCACTTTACGGCCGATATGTTTATGACCATGGTTGTTGATGCCCTGGTATTAGGCACACTTGGCTGTATTGATACATTACTAACCGCCGTTATCGGGGATTCACTTACTCGTAAAGAACATGACTCAGACAAAGAGCTACGTGGCCAAGGCCTCGCTAATATGATTTCCGGGTTATTTGGCGCTTTACCTGGCGCAGGTGCGACTATGGGTACCGTAACGAATATTCAAGTAGGTGCCCGATCACCATTATCCGGTATGGTTAGGGCATTAATTTTAGCATTAGTGGTATTAATTGCCGGTGGGCTAACTGAACCCATTCCTATGGCCGTATTAGCGGGTATTGCAGTGTATGTTGGTTTTAATATTCTAGATTGGAGTTTTATACAGCGCGCCCATAAAGTCAGCCTACAAGGCATGATGATTATGTATGGCGTGATGTTATTAACCGTGTTTGTTGATTTGATTTTAGCGGTAGGGCTTGGGGTCTTTATTTCTAATATACTAATAATAGAACAATTGAGTCGAGCACAAGCCCAGCAAGTAAAAGCGATCAGCGACACCGACCAAGATATTGTCCCCTTAACTGATGGCGAACGCATGCTATTAGATCGCGCAAATGGCAAAGTGCTGTTTTTCTACCTTTCAGGACCCATGATTTTTAGTGTTTCAAAAGCTATAGCTCGCCAACATAGCAGTGTCGGTGACTACCAAGCAATGATCCTTGATCTTACCGATGTGCCCATGTTTGATGTGACGGTTGGCCTCGCATTAGAGAATGCCATTAAAGATGCTCAAGAAGCCAATTGTGCCGTGTTCTTGCTTTGCCCAAATCAAGAAACCCGTCAGCAATTGGAAAAGTTTGAATTATTAGCTATGGTGGCAAAAGAAAACACCTATAGATACCGCCATGAAGCACTACAAGCGGCATTAAGTTATGTTGAAGATAAAGCCGCAGAAAAGCCATTCATAGCATAA